The nucleotide sequence TTTCCCCTACGATCAATTCATCATAATTGTCTTTCATGGGCAAGTCCTTGTTGGAACTCAAAGGGGTAGCCGTAACTCCCAAAACAAATGATTTCTCAAAAAACTTGAACAGTTTTGTAAAGGAATTATAATGTGCCTCATCAATAATTACCAAGCCAACATCGGAAATATCCAATTTATCGTCCTGTAGCCTGTTGTTCAATGTCTCCACCATGGCCACAAAACAACTGTATTCCTCCTGATCGTCCAGATTGGCCTTACTATCCACAACTTTATTGGTTACCCCAAAACTGGTGAGCATGGTAGAAGTTTGTTTGCAAAGCTCTATACGGTGGGTCATGATCAGCACCTTCTTATTGTGGTGCTTGAGATATTGCCTTACGATTTCGGAAAAAATAACAGTTTTACCACCACCTGTAGGCAATTGATACAAAAGATGATAATCATCGGGCGCTGTTTCAAATTTATCAAAAATCTGGTCTATAGCTCCTTTTTGATAGCTGTATAGCTCCTTATCCGTTTTTCTTTCTACAATGGCATTGGCAATCAAAGTCTCCGACATAATCTCTTTTTTGGATTGCAAAACTAAGCCCTTTGTTGTGTGTTTGACGAATATTTACAGAAAATTTATGGATTATTTTTTTTTGAATATCGATGTCAGGCCAATTAGAGCCCATATTGGGACACAATAAACGGTAGCTTAAATATAAAATCGGGCCGCAACATAACTTGATGACCCAATACTTTTAGTTCTTGGCCAGGTTTCTTAGCGCCACCCATTGTTTAAGCATTTCCCTGGAATCCGTAGCCGGATAACCTAGTACGGTTTTTCCGGGAAGCACGTCATTCATCACCCCGGAACCTGCCCCTACAACAGCACCAGAATTAATGGTCGTATGATCTTTAATGGAAGCACTCCCTCCTATTATTACACCATCGCCCAGGGTTACGGAACCAGCCAAACCACTGTGCCCTGCCATAATACAGGATCGTCCCAATACACAATTATGTGCTATTTGGACCAAATTGTCGATCTTACACCCATCACCTACGATTGTGGAGCTGAATTTTCCACGGTCAACACAGGAATTGGCCCCAATTTCAACATAATTGCCGATTACAACATTCCCTATTTGGGGTATTTTCACCAAACCTCTACCGTCCTCACTTGGTCTATAGCCAAACCCATCCGCCCCAATACTCACATTGGTATGGAAAATACAATTATTCCCAATAATGCTGCGCTCCCTAATAACGGTACCCGACCAAACTACGGTATGATGACCAACAGTACTCTCATCAAAAATGGTCACGTTGGGATAAAGGATTACCCCATCTCCCAAAACTACATTTTTACCCACATAACTACCTGCTCCAATCTTACAACCTTTACCCAA is from Arenibacter algicola and encodes:
- the lpxD gene encoding UDP-3-O-(3-hydroxymyristoyl)glucosamine N-acyltransferase, encoding MKSFTVTEISELLNGELIGGYNKPIIGAEQIDRAKDQQITFISSNKYARQWDSSGASAAIVSNAVKMLPGADRAFVKVANADLAMAKLLEAFQPEPPELLEEIHPKATIHETAVLGKGCKIGAGSYVGKNVVLGDGVILYPNVTIFDESTVGHHTVVWSGTVIRERSIIGNNCIFHTNVSIGADGFGYRPSEDGRGLVKIPQIGNVVIGNYVEIGANSCVDRGKFSSTIVGDGCKIDNLVQIAHNCVLGRSCIMAGHSGLAGSVTLGDGVIIGGSASIKDHTTINSGAVVGAGSGVMNDVLPGKTVLGYPATDSREMLKQWVALRNLAKN